A window of Sedimentibacter sp. MB31-C6 genomic DNA:
GAGTTTGTTAATGTCCCTTGGGAAGGATTAATAGCTGGAGTTAACAATGGAGATTTTGATATTATAATGTCTGCTATGTCGCCTGAAGAAGCGACTGCTGCAACAGATGCAGTTGAAATAAGTGAAAATTACTATACTTTGGCTGATGTTATAGTAGTTAAATCTGATAATGAAGACATAAAAAGCAAAGAAGATCTGGAAGGAAAAATAATCGGTATTCAAGATTCTACAACAGCAGCTCAGGCAGCAGAAGGATTACCTGAAAAGGGTATTAAAGTTGGAGAAATTAAACATTACAATAGAAATGCAGACGCTTATGCAGAACTTGCTAATGGCAGAATAGATGCTATTGTAGTTAGTGTAACTTATGCTAATGAACAAGCTAAAAACAACCCTGAGTTTAAGGTTATAAATGATCCTATTCACGAAGTTGGTATAGCAGTTGTTGCTAAAGATGGCTCTGTTGCTTTAATAGAAAAAATCGAAGAAGTTCTTGGCAAATTACGCGAGAATGGTACTTATGATAGTATAGCTGTAGAATGGCTTGCTGCTGAATAGTAAAATATAATTAACTATGAGCCAACTGTATAAACGGTTGGCTCATAGTTTTTGAGGAGTTATTTATGAGAAATTTAGACTTTAATGTAATAAAACCATTTTT
This region includes:
- a CDS encoding ABC transporter substrate-binding protein gives rise to the protein MNKISKFLIIVLIIALSLFAITACSSNVETDSKNNETVDKSLQLVIDRGVLRIGMCPEYPPFESINEKNEIIGYDPSLAAAIAKEMGIKAEFVNVPWEGLIAGVNNGDFDIIMSAMSPEEATAATDAVEISENYYTLADVIVVKSDNEDIKSKEDLEGKIIGIQDSTTAAQAAEGLPEKGIKVGEIKHYNRNADAYAELANGRIDAIVVSVTYANEQAKNNPEFKVINDPIHEVGIAVVAKDGSVALIEKIEEVLGKLRENGTYDSIAVEWLAAE